A genomic segment from Modestobacter roseus encodes:
- a CDS encoding HtaA domain-containing protein translates to MNHTSTRPRWVTRAVGVAGAAALGAGVVVVAAGPAAAAETVSDGTLSWGVKQSFRSYIAGPIAHGSVTAAGGATTAGDGTFQFPSGTGTVDGTTVDAAFAGSVHFTGHSGQLALTIAGLEVHIDGTSGVLVADVDSKSLSGGTIESYPDVELAALDLSGVSPVATADGYSWTGVPATMTEAGAPAFADFYSAGTALDPLSFTVVADDAAPVDPDPGTDPDPGTDPDPGTPAENEQQLTVVVAEGAVEPEPGTFSWEISGDDSVVSLGTATDEGDHLAAAGQLKPVVVTDTRSTRSAWSISAQVSDFTAGSATLPGKYLGWTPEVVTAGGGATAGEVVPSGRLTGSGLAETSTLGGAPTGHEPGTATLGADLDLELPTGTAAGTYAATLTLTALS, encoded by the coding sequence ATGAACCACACCTCCACCCGCCCCCGGTGGGTGACCCGCGCCGTCGGCGTGGCCGGTGCCGCCGCGCTCGGCGCCGGAGTCGTCGTGGTGGCCGCCGGTCCGGCCGCCGCCGCGGAGACCGTCTCCGACGGCACGCTCAGCTGGGGCGTCAAGCAGTCCTTCCGCAGCTACATCGCCGGGCCGATCGCGCACGGCTCGGTCACCGCCGCGGGCGGTGCCACCACCGCGGGCGACGGCACGTTCCAGTTCCCGTCGGGCACCGGCACGGTCGACGGCACCACCGTCGACGCCGCGTTCGCCGGGTCGGTGCACTTCACCGGTCACTCCGGGCAGCTCGCCCTGACCATCGCCGGCCTGGAGGTGCACATCGACGGCACCAGCGGGGTGCTCGTGGCCGACGTCGACTCCAAGAGCCTCAGCGGCGGCACCATCGAGTCCTACCCGGACGTCGAGCTCGCCGCGCTGGACCTGAGCGGGGTCAGCCCGGTGGCGACCGCCGACGGGTACAGCTGGACCGGCGTCCCGGCCACGATGACCGAGGCGGGGGCCCCGGCGTTCGCCGATTTCTACTCGGCCGGCACGGCGCTGGACCCGCTGAGCTTCACCGTCGTCGCCGACGACGCCGCACCGGTCGACCCGGACCCCGGCACCGACCCGGACCCGGGCACCGACCCCGACCCGGGGACCCCGGCGGAGAACGAGCAGCAGCTCACCGTCGTCGTTGCCGAGGGCGCCGTGGAGCCCGAGCCCGGCACGTTCTCCTGGGAGATCAGCGGGGACGACTCGGTGGTCAGCCTCGGCACCGCCACCGACGAGGGCGACCACCTGGCCGCCGCCGGTCAGCTCAAGCCGGTGGTCGTGACCGACACGCGGAGCACCCGGTCGGCCTGGTCGATCAGCGCCCAGGTCAGCGACTTCACCGCCGGCTCGGCGACCCTGCCGGGCAAGTACCTCGGCTGGACGCCGGAGGTGGTGACCGCCGGCGGTGGGGCCACCGCCGGGGAGGTCGTGCCCTCCGGCCGGCTCACCGGCAGCGGGCTGGCGGAGACCTCGACCCTGGGTGGGGCACCCACCGGTCACGAGCCCGGGACGGCGACCCTCGGCGCCGACCTCGACCTGGAGCTGCCCACCGGCACCGCCGCGGGGACCTACGCGGCGACCCTGACGCTCACCGCCCTCAGCTGA
- a CDS encoding heme oxygenase (biliverdin-producing) translates to MTAAAVPTNRAVPAGFAARLKAATQADHTAAEGSAFVGALLDGRLPRAAYAGLLAQTHLVYDVLEQAVAAQADVAEVRPFLHPGLRRLPALEADLAYLLGPGWRADLVPLPATARYVQRLRDVAFDSPTALVAHHYLRYLGDLSGGQVIRRLVGRAYGLELDGLRFYVFDDVGRVKPFKDAYRASLDTAPWSPAEQQAVVEEVGLGYRLNAALFADLGTRWMAGFSPR, encoded by the coding sequence ATGACCGCCGCCGCCGTCCCCACCAACCGGGCCGTCCCCGCCGGCTTCGCCGCCCGCCTCAAGGCAGCGACCCAGGCCGACCACACCGCCGCGGAGGGCTCCGCGTTCGTGGGCGCGCTCCTGGACGGCCGACTGCCGCGCGCGGCCTACGCCGGGCTGCTCGCCCAGACGCACCTGGTCTACGACGTGCTCGAGCAGGCGGTCGCCGCCCAGGCCGACGTCGCCGAGGTGCGCCCCTTCCTGCACCCGGGCCTGCGGCGGCTGCCCGCCCTCGAGGCCGACCTGGCGTACCTGCTGGGGCCCGGCTGGCGGGCCGACCTGGTGCCGCTGCCGGCCACCGCCCGGTACGTGCAGCGGCTGCGCGACGTCGCCTTCGACTCCCCGACGGCGCTGGTGGCCCACCACTACCTGCGCTACCTGGGCGACCTCTCCGGCGGTCAGGTGATCCGCCGGCTGGTGGGCCGGGCCTACGGGCTGGAGCTCGACGGCCTGCGGTTCTACGTGTTCGACGACGTCGGCCGGGTCAAGCCGTTCAAGGACGCCTACCGGGCCAGCCTGGACACCGCCCCCTGGTCCCCGGCGGAGCAGCAGGCGGTGGTCGAGGAGGTCGGGCTGGGCTACCGGCTCAACGCCGCGCTCTTCGCCGACCTCGGCACCCGCTGGATGGCCGGGTTCAGTCCTCGGTGA
- a CDS encoding substrate-binding domain-containing protein, producing the protein MTSLALTACSTDQPEGGGTSAGEEAVGGESPAEGEFFVRADYERQLAQRDIEPTGDAAEPWLQAIEPEMVDTSQYAMEGPATVCFSNASVSNPWRVTGFITMQQQVEVFQESGEIGEFRVSDAADDDNKQISDIQAFVRSGDCDAIIISPSTTATLTPAVEAACESGAPVIVFDRGVNTDCPVTFIHPIGGYAYGADGAEFLVENLEPGDTVLALRILPGVDVLENRWAAAQEIFADSELEVLGDEFTGGDAAQIKDLVTQYLQRGDVDGIWMDAGDGAVAAVEAFEDAGADYPVMVGEDELSFLRKWQETDMTAIAPVYSNFQWRTPIHAAVRILNGEEVPAEWVLPQEPITEDDLDEFLEANEGLPSLHYAKFGGEDLPGFPDAWVDRD; encoded by the coding sequence GTGACCAGCCTGGCACTCACGGCGTGCTCCACCGACCAGCCCGAGGGGGGCGGCACGTCGGCCGGTGAGGAGGCCGTCGGCGGCGAGTCCCCTGCCGAGGGCGAGTTCTTCGTCCGGGCCGACTACGAGCGCCAGCTCGCCCAGCGCGACATCGAACCCACCGGCGACGCCGCCGAGCCGTGGCTGCAGGCCATCGAACCGGAGATGGTCGACACCTCCCAGTACGCGATGGAAGGTCCGGCGACCGTCTGCTTCTCCAACGCCTCGGTCAGCAACCCCTGGCGGGTCACCGGCTTCATCACGATGCAGCAGCAGGTCGAGGTCTTCCAGGAGTCGGGCGAGATCGGCGAGTTCCGCGTCTCGGACGCCGCCGACGACGACAACAAGCAGATCTCCGACATCCAGGCGTTCGTCCGCTCCGGCGACTGCGACGCGATCATCATCTCGCCGTCCACCACCGCCACCCTGACCCCCGCGGTCGAGGCGGCGTGCGAGAGCGGTGCCCCGGTCATCGTCTTCGACCGCGGCGTGAACACCGACTGCCCGGTGACCTTCATCCACCCCATCGGCGGCTACGCCTACGGGGCCGACGGGGCCGAGTTCCTGGTGGAGAACCTGGAGCCGGGTGACACCGTGCTGGCGCTGCGCATCCTCCCCGGCGTCGACGTGCTGGAGAACCGCTGGGCGGCGGCGCAGGAGATCTTCGCCGACAGCGAGCTGGAGGTGCTCGGCGACGAGTTCACCGGGGGCGACGCCGCGCAGATCAAGGACCTGGTCACCCAGTACCTGCAGCGTGGTGACGTGGACGGCATCTGGATGGACGCCGGGGACGGCGCCGTCGCGGCGGTCGAGGCGTTCGAGGACGCCGGGGCCGACTACCCGGTGATGGTCGGCGAGGACGAGCTCAGCTTCCTGCGCAAGTGGCAGGAGACGGACATGACGGCGATCGCGCCGGTGTACTCCAACTTCCAGTGGCGTACGCCGATCCACGCCGCCGTGCGGATCCTGAACGGCGAGGAGGTCCCTGCGGAGTGGGTGCTCCCGCAGGAGCCCATCACCGAGGACGACCTGGACGAGTTCCTCGAGGCCAACGAGGGGCTGCCGAGCCTGCACTACGCCAAGTTCGGCGGCGAGGACCTGCCCGGGTTCCCCGACGCCTGGGTGGACCGCGACTGA
- a CDS encoding zinc-dependent alcohol dehydrogenase has product MKAAVVTELGSPLQLQDRPVPQPGPGQLLVRMETSGLCHTDIHAARGDWPVKPTPPFVPGHEGIGVVEALGEGVTGRAVGDRVAIAWLGSACGECRHCIGGWETLCESQQNSGYSVDGAFAEYALVTAAYATPVPAGVSSTDAAPLTCAGVTTYKAVKVAGVAPAETVAVFGIGGLGHLALQYARIAGGFVVAVDVQDDKLAMARELGADEVVNAATTDPVEAIQAMGGADVAIALAASPQSFDQAYRSLRRGGRLVCVALPADGTMQLPIFDTVLAGKTVIGSIVGTRNDLADVFALHAAGRTRVISVDRKLEDVNEAMADVLSGAIPARVVFQF; this is encoded by the coding sequence ATGAAGGCCGCCGTCGTCACCGAGCTCGGTTCCCCCCTCCAACTGCAGGACCGCCCCGTACCGCAGCCCGGCCCCGGCCAGCTGCTGGTGCGCATGGAGACCAGCGGGCTCTGCCACACCGACATCCACGCCGCGCGCGGCGACTGGCCGGTGAAGCCCACGCCCCCGTTCGTCCCCGGCCACGAGGGCATCGGCGTGGTCGAGGCGCTGGGCGAGGGCGTGACCGGGCGGGCCGTCGGCGACCGGGTGGCCATCGCCTGGCTGGGCTCGGCGTGCGGCGAGTGCCGGCACTGCATCGGCGGCTGGGAGACCCTCTGCGAGTCCCAGCAGAACTCCGGCTACTCCGTCGACGGCGCGTTCGCCGAGTACGCCCTCGTCACCGCTGCCTACGCCACGCCGGTGCCCGCCGGGGTGTCCAGCACCGACGCCGCCCCGCTGACCTGCGCCGGGGTGACCACGTACAAGGCGGTCAAGGTCGCCGGGGTCGCACCGGCGGAGACCGTGGCCGTCTTCGGCATCGGCGGGCTGGGGCACCTGGCGCTGCAGTACGCCCGGATCGCCGGCGGCTTCGTGGTCGCCGTCGACGTCCAGGACGACAAGCTGGCGATGGCCCGCGAGCTCGGCGCCGACGAGGTGGTCAACGCGGCCACCACCGACCCGGTCGAGGCGATCCAGGCGATGGGCGGCGCCGACGTCGCCATCGCCCTGGCCGCCTCCCCGCAGTCGTTCGACCAGGCCTACCGGTCGCTGCGCCGGGGTGGCCGGCTGGTCTGCGTGGCGCTGCCGGCCGACGGCACGATGCAGCTGCCGATCTTCGACACGGTGCTGGCCGGCAAGACGGTGATCGGGTCGATCGTCGGCACCCGCAACGACCTGGCCGACGTCTTCGCGCTGCACGCCGCCGGCCGCACGAGGGTGATCTCGGTCGACCGCAAGCTCGAGGACGTCAACGAGGCGATGGCCGACGTCCTCTCCGGCGCCATCCCCGCCCGGGTGGTCTTCCAGTTCTGA
- a CDS encoding ABC transporter permease, translating into MSATTSPARPSARASSAGSSLLRLFGGGSATVFALLIVVLLAITVLNPSFAEPPSLMAFLRSAAPLVILAVGQYFVIVSGEFDLSVGSLVGAQVVIAAKLIDGEESRTYGVIALMFAFGLLVGLVNGLITTILRVPSFITTLGTLLILAGAVRLWTGGAPTGALSDSFRQWGRQGIDLPVLRQLPYALIVMVVLGIGAVLLMRAPFGRILMASGDNAEAAGFSGVRVWRTRTVAFVLSSTLATVAAILIGGFAGVTAQVGQGLEFTAITAVVLGGVVLGGGRGWVVAAMAGALTYQAIERLFTQLALPSTARPALQGLIIIAAVAYAARSGVRRPARPPLDVPTGDDPSGPAASPADPDDGRDGRAPGPGTSP; encoded by the coding sequence ATGAGCGCGACCACCTCACCGGCACGGCCCTCGGCCCGAGCCTCGTCCGCCGGCTCCTCGTTGCTGCGGCTGTTCGGCGGCGGCAGCGCGACCGTCTTCGCGCTGCTGATCGTCGTGCTCCTGGCGATCACGGTGCTCAACCCGTCGTTCGCGGAGCCGCCGTCCCTGATGGCCTTCCTGCGCAGTGCCGCACCGCTGGTCATCCTGGCCGTCGGCCAGTACTTCGTCATCGTCTCCGGCGAGTTCGACCTGTCCGTGGGCAGCCTGGTGGGCGCCCAGGTCGTCATCGCCGCCAAGCTCATCGACGGCGAGGAGAGCCGGACCTACGGCGTCATCGCGCTGATGTTCGCCTTCGGGCTCCTGGTGGGTCTGGTCAACGGCCTGATCACCACGATCCTGCGGGTGCCGTCGTTCATCACCACGCTGGGCACCCTGCTCATCCTGGCCGGCGCGGTGCGGCTGTGGACCGGCGGCGCCCCGACCGGAGCCCTCTCGGACAGCTTCCGCCAGTGGGGCCGGCAGGGCATCGACCTGCCCGTCCTCCGCCAGCTGCCGTACGCGCTGATCGTGATGGTCGTCCTCGGCATCGGCGCGGTCCTGCTGATGCGCGCCCCCTTCGGCCGGATCCTGATGGCCTCCGGGGACAACGCCGAGGCCGCCGGCTTCTCGGGGGTGCGCGTCTGGCGGACCCGGACGGTGGCGTTCGTGCTGTCCAGCACGCTCGCGACCGTGGCCGCCATCCTGATCGGCGGCTTCGCGGGGGTGACCGCCCAGGTCGGGCAGGGGCTCGAGTTCACCGCGATCACCGCCGTCGTCCTGGGCGGCGTCGTGCTGGGCGGCGGGCGCGGGTGGGTGGTGGCCGCCATGGCCGGCGCGCTCACGTACCAGGCCATCGAGCGGCTGTTCACCCAGCTGGCTCTGCCGTCGACGGCGCGACCGGCGCTGCAGGGCCTCATCATCATCGCCGCCGTCGCGTACGCGGCCAGGAGCGGCGTCCGACGCCCGGCCCGCCCCCCGCTCGACGTCCCGACCGGGGACGACCCGTCCGGTCCGGCGGCGTCACCGGCCGACCCGGACGACGGCCGGGACGGCCGTGCACCCGGACCCGGGACGTCCCCGTGA
- a CDS encoding sugar phosphate isomerase/epimerase family protein yields MDRRIGVNTWVWDSPLTDQGLAALAPRVRDWGFDVLELPVEDLGDWDPGRARTLLDGLGLGATVCLVMAPGRDLVATEPAVVRATQDYLRGVVDVAVEVGADVVGGPAYAATGRTWRMTTAERDAAYGELAANLSPVVEHARQAGLRIAVEPLNRYETSLLNTVDQALQALEPLPVEGCGLLLDVYHMNIEEQDVAAAIRRAGERIAHVQVCANDRGTPGADHLDWPGLLAALDDAGYAGPLCIESFTGENESIATAASIWRPLAATQDAIAVDGLAHLRRLTTG; encoded by the coding sequence ATGGACCGCCGCATCGGGGTCAACACGTGGGTCTGGGACTCACCGCTCACCGACCAGGGGCTGGCCGCGCTGGCACCGCGGGTCCGCGACTGGGGCTTCGACGTGCTCGAGCTGCCGGTGGAGGACCTCGGCGACTGGGACCCCGGCCGGGCGAGGACGCTGCTCGACGGACTCGGCCTGGGCGCCACCGTGTGCCTGGTCATGGCACCCGGACGCGACCTCGTCGCCACCGAGCCGGCCGTGGTGCGGGCCACCCAGGACTACCTCCGCGGGGTCGTCGACGTCGCCGTCGAGGTCGGCGCCGACGTCGTCGGCGGGCCGGCCTACGCGGCCACCGGCCGGACCTGGCGGATGACCACCGCGGAGCGCGACGCCGCCTACGGCGAGCTCGCCGCCAACCTGTCGCCCGTCGTGGAGCACGCCCGGCAGGCCGGGCTGCGGATCGCCGTCGAGCCGCTCAACCGGTACGAGACGTCGCTGCTCAACACCGTCGACCAGGCGCTGCAGGCCCTCGAGCCGCTGCCGGTGGAGGGGTGCGGACTGCTGCTGGACGTCTACCACATGAACATCGAGGAGCAGGACGTCGCGGCCGCGATCCGCCGGGCGGGCGAGCGCATCGCGCACGTCCAGGTCTGCGCCAACGACCGGGGCACGCCCGGCGCTGATCACCTCGACTGGCCGGGTCTCCTCGCCGCCCTGGACGACGCGGGGTACGCCGGTCCGCTGTGCATCGAGTCGTTCACCGGCGAGAACGAGAGCATCGCCACCGCCGCGTCGATCTGGCGGCCGCTCGCCGCCACCCAGGACGCGATCGCGGTGGACGGGCTCGCCCACCTGCGCCGGCTCACCACCGGCTGA
- a CDS encoding ABC transporter permease has product MTATRQAETATPADEPRRRARTPRLGTTGIIYLALVGIVVLGALLVGLTGESLLTGNNVIDMLTRTSVLGFIAIGQTFVVLCRSLDLSVGYVAALSSLVGATTMDGDPDRLVPGIVAALLVAGGVGLVNGLVVTKLRVNPFIATLGMSLIIAGYLDTRYQGPAGAVPDSFEAFGYTRIGVVPLSTAVLAVVAVAAAVFLRRTRTGYAMYAVGGNDEVARLSGIRTDRTLIVAHVLSAAAAGVAGLLLAARFSTGVAAQIYSAGYELESIAAVVLGGTLLMGGRGGVAGTIAGVLILAVLDTVFRILEIDPFFRDVLRGVVIIVAVAVYARRQIDRRGNLARFGPGLRGPGAAEQSAAGPREVRS; this is encoded by the coding sequence ATGACCGCGACCCGGCAGGCCGAGACCGCCACGCCCGCCGACGAGCCACGCCGGCGGGCGCGGACCCCGCGCCTCGGGACGACCGGCATCATCTACCTCGCCCTGGTCGGCATCGTGGTGCTCGGCGCCCTCCTCGTGGGGCTCACCGGCGAGAGCCTGCTCACCGGCAACAACGTCATCGACATGCTGACCCGCACCAGCGTGCTGGGCTTCATCGCCATCGGTCAGACGTTCGTCGTCCTCTGCCGGTCCCTCGACCTGTCCGTCGGTTACGTCGCCGCGCTCAGCAGCCTGGTGGGCGCGACCACGATGGACGGCGACCCGGACCGGCTCGTTCCGGGCATCGTCGCCGCCCTGCTCGTGGCGGGGGGCGTCGGCCTGGTCAACGGGCTGGTCGTCACCAAGCTCAGGGTGAACCCGTTCATCGCCACCCTCGGCATGTCGCTGATCATCGCCGGCTACCTCGACACCCGGTACCAGGGCCCCGCCGGCGCCGTGCCGGACTCCTTCGAGGCCTTCGGCTACACGCGCATCGGGGTCGTCCCGCTGTCGACCGCCGTGCTCGCCGTGGTAGCGGTCGCCGCCGCCGTCTTCCTGCGCCGGACGCGGACCGGCTACGCGATGTACGCGGTCGGCGGGAACGACGAGGTCGCGCGCCTGTCGGGGATCCGGACCGACCGCACGCTGATCGTCGCGCACGTCCTGTCGGCCGCGGCCGCCGGCGTGGCCGGTCTGCTGCTCGCCGCCCGGTTCAGCACCGGGGTGGCCGCGCAGATCTACAGCGCGGGGTACGAGCTGGAGTCCATCGCGGCCGTCGTGCTCGGCGGCACCCTGCTGATGGGCGGCCGGGGTGGTGTCGCCGGGACGATCGCCGGGGTCCTCATCCTCGCCGTCCTCGACACGGTGTTCCGCATCCTGGAGATCGACCCGTTCTTCCGGGACGTGCTGCGCGGCGTGGTGATCATCGTCGCCGTCGCCGTCTACGCCCGGCGCCAGATCGACCGCCGCGGCAACCTCGCCCGCTTCGGCCCGGGCCTGCGTGGTCCCGGGGCCGCCGAACAGTCCGCGGCCGGTCCCCGGGAGGTCCGATCATGA
- a CDS encoding glycoside hydrolase family 13 protein, translating into MATRLATARTSRQAFTPEATTDPWWRSAVVYQVYLRSFADGNGDGIGDLAGLRARLPYLSWLGVDALWINPHYPSGGADGGYDISDYRAVDPDYGDVADLEALVADARALGLRVVLDVVPNHTSDQHPWFQAALADPESPEASRYHFAPASEQPPNNWQSLFGGPAWSRTPDGRWYLHLFAPEQPDLNWRDPAVAADFEQTLRFWLDRGVSGFRVDVAYGLFKDAGLRDNPGAYSPTLFGHGPEQAMTWNQPEVHDVWRRWRSICDEYPETMLVGEVCLADLEQVALYSRPDEMHQSFSFRLLKSPWSTEAFADGVRTALDAFGAVGAPVSWVLGNHDKDRQVTRFGGGEVGTARARAAALLMLALPGSAYVYAGDELGLPQAVVPDEAKQDPIFHRSGGARAGRDGCRVPMPWNDTAGVGFSGEALSGERAAEPWLPVPADWDRFAVSRQTRDGGSMLTLYRRALALRDAHPALGSGEATVDTRGDVLTVRCTAADGSVVRCVVNMGAGTTLVRTRGTVLLASTTRVRRSAGSIALPADSAVWLTED; encoded by the coding sequence ATGGCAACTCGGCTCGCAACGGCGCGGACCTCCCGGCAGGCCTTCACCCCGGAGGCGACCACCGACCCGTGGTGGCGCTCGGCGGTGGTCTACCAGGTCTACCTGCGCTCCTTCGCCGACGGCAACGGCGACGGCATCGGTGACCTGGCCGGCCTGCGCGCCCGGCTGCCCTACCTGTCCTGGCTGGGCGTCGACGCGCTGTGGATCAACCCGCACTACCCCTCCGGCGGTGCCGACGGCGGCTACGACATCAGCGACTACCGCGCCGTCGACCCCGACTACGGCGACGTCGCCGACCTGGAGGCGCTCGTCGCCGACGCCCGCGCCCTGGGCCTGCGGGTGGTGCTGGACGTCGTCCCCAACCACACCTCCGACCAGCACCCCTGGTTCCAGGCGGCGCTGGCCGACCCGGAGTCCCCGGAGGCCTCCCGCTACCACTTCGCCCCCGCCTCCGAGCAGCCGCCGAACAACTGGCAGTCGCTGTTCGGCGGGCCGGCGTGGTCGCGCACCCCGGACGGCCGCTGGTACCTGCACCTGTTCGCCCCCGAGCAGCCCGACCTGAACTGGCGCGACCCGGCGGTGGCCGCCGACTTCGAGCAGACCCTGCGCTTCTGGCTGGACCGGGGCGTCAGCGGCTTCCGGGTCGACGTCGCCTACGGCCTGTTCAAGGACGCCGGCCTGCGCGACAACCCCGGCGCCTACTCCCCCACCCTCTTCGGGCACGGGCCGGAGCAGGCGATGACCTGGAACCAGCCCGAGGTGCACGACGTGTGGCGGCGCTGGCGCTCGATCTGCGACGAGTACCCCGAGACCATGCTGGTCGGCGAGGTCTGCCTGGCCGACCTGGAGCAGGTGGCGCTGTACTCCCGCCCCGACGAGATGCACCAGTCCTTCTCCTTCCGGCTGCTGAAGTCGCCGTGGTCCACCGAGGCCTTCGCCGACGGCGTGCGCACCGCGCTGGACGCGTTCGGCGCGGTGGGCGCCCCGGTCTCCTGGGTGCTGGGCAACCACGACAAGGACCGGCAGGTCACCCGGTTCGGCGGCGGCGAGGTGGGCACCGCCCGCGCCCGGGCCGCGGCGCTGCTGATGCTGGCGCTGCCGGGCTCGGCCTACGTCTACGCCGGCGACGAGCTGGGGCTGCCGCAGGCCGTCGTCCCCGACGAGGCCAAGCAGGACCCGATCTTCCACCGCAGTGGCGGGGCCCGGGCCGGCCGGGACGGCTGCCGGGTGCCGATGCCGTGGAACGACACCGCCGGGGTCGGCTTCTCCGGTGAGGCACTGTCCGGCGAGCGTGCTGCCGAGCCGTGGCTGCCGGTGCCGGCGGACTGGGACCGGTTCGCCGTGTCCCGGCAGACCCGGGACGGCGGCTCGATGCTGACCCTCTACCGCCGGGCACTGGCGCTGCGCGACGCGCACCCGGCGCTCGGGTCGGGCGAGGCGACGGTGGACACCCGCGGGGACGTGCTCACCGTGCGCTGCACCGCCGCCGACGGCTCGGTGGTGCGGTGCGTGGTCAACATGGGCGCCGGCACGACGCTGGTGCGCACCCGGGGCACCGTGCTGCTGGCCTCGACCACCCGGGTCCGCCGCTCCGCGGGCAGCATCGCACTGCCCGCCGACAGCGCGGTCTGGCTCACCGAGGACTGA
- the pabB gene encoding aminodeoxychorismate synthase component I: MTATTPGARFDDLVAGTALRCPPPDRVLVAERADQVAGVLAEVERATAAGSWAFGWLAYEAAPGLDPSLPVAEPAGDGPPLAWFGLCGAPEDVPPVDPTPGDRPPVHWAPDWTDDEHARAVAAVREHIAAGETYQCNLTDRLRARDVGDPARLYADLALAQRGAYNALLDTGRFVVASASPELFFEWDGARLRTRPMKGTAARGRNTAEDATRAAALRASAKEQAENLMIVDLLRNDVARVAEVGSVAVPELFALERYPTVWQLTSEVTGRTRDDVGLVDVLRALFPCGSITGAPKRRTMQLIADLEPRPRGVYCGAVGLVAPPGAAPFRARFNVAIRTVVVDRATGAAVYGVGGGITWGSDPGAERAEVRAKAAVLTEPAGDHQLIETMALADGRVRDLDRHLARLTDSAAFLGFTCDPARVRAAVAEAVAGRATGARVRLLLDRDGAVTVDLADLPAPPSGPVRLVVDPEPVDSASRWLQHKTTRREVYTARAARHPDADDVVLVNERGEVTETTVATLAVRIGGTWWTPPVDSGCLPGVARGRLLAEGVLRERVLRVADLAAAEELALVSSLRGWRPAVLAEG, from the coding sequence ATGACCGCGACCACGCCGGGCGCCCGGTTCGACGACCTGGTCGCCGGCACCGCGCTCCGCTGCCCGCCCCCGGACCGGGTGCTGGTCGCCGAGCGGGCCGACCAGGTGGCCGGCGTGCTGGCCGAGGTGGAGCGGGCCACGGCGGCCGGCAGCTGGGCGTTCGGCTGGCTGGCCTACGAGGCCGCCCCCGGGCTGGACCCGTCGCTGCCGGTGGCCGAACCCGCCGGCGACGGCCCGCCGCTGGCCTGGTTCGGCCTGTGCGGCGCCCCCGAGGACGTCCCACCGGTCGACCCCACCCCCGGGGATCGACCGCCGGTGCACTGGGCGCCGGACTGGACCGACGACGAGCACGCCCGGGCGGTGGCCGCCGTCCGCGAGCACATCGCCGCCGGCGAGACCTACCAGTGCAACCTCACCGACCGGCTGCGCGCCCGCGACGTCGGCGACCCCGCGCGGCTCTACGCCGACCTGGCGCTGGCCCAACGAGGTGCGTACAACGCCCTGCTGGACACCGGCCGGTTCGTGGTGGCCAGCGCCAGCCCGGAGCTGTTCTTCGAGTGGGACGGCGCCCGGCTGCGCACCCGCCCGATGAAGGGCACCGCCGCCCGCGGCCGGAACACCGCCGAGGACGCCACCCGGGCGGCCGCGCTGCGGGCCAGCGCCAAGGAGCAGGCCGAGAACCTGATGATCGTCGACCTGCTGCGCAACGACGTCGCCCGGGTCGCCGAGGTGGGCAGCGTGGCGGTGCCGGAGCTCTTCGCCCTCGAGCGCTACCCGACGGTCTGGCAGCTGACCTCCGAGGTCACCGGCCGCACCCGGGACGACGTCGGGCTGGTCGACGTGCTGCGCGCGCTCTTCCCCTGCGGCTCGATCACCGGGGCGCCCAAGCGGCGGACCATGCAGCTGATCGCCGACCTGGAGCCCCGCCCGCGCGGCGTGTACTGCGGCGCCGTCGGCCTGGTCGCTCCCCCGGGGGCGGCGCCGTTCCGGGCCCGGTTCAACGTCGCCATCCGGACCGTCGTCGTCGACCGGGCCACCGGTGCGGCGGTCTACGGCGTCGGCGGCGGCATCACCTGGGGCTCGGACCCGGGAGCCGAGCGCGCCGAGGTACGGGCCAAGGCCGCGGTGCTGACCGAGCCGGCCGGCGACCACCAGCTGATCGAGACGATGGCCCTCGCCGACGGCAGGGTGCGCGACCTCGACCGGCACCTCGCGCGACTGACCGACTCCGCCGCCTTCCTCGGGTTCACCTGCGACCCGGCCCGGGTGCGGGCCGCGGTGGCCGAGGCCGTGGCGGGGCGGGCCACCGGGGCCCGGGTGCGCCTGCTGCTGGACCGGGACGGCGCGGTCACCGTCGACCTCGCCGACCTGCCGGCGCCGCCGTCGGGGCCGGTCCGGCTGGTCGTCGACCCCGAACCGGTCGACTCCGCGAGCCGGTGGCTGCAGCACAAGACCACCCGGCGCGAGGTCTACACCGCCCGGGCCGCGCGGCACCCGGACGCCGACGACGTGGTGCTGGTCAACGAACGGGGCGAGGTCACCGAGACGACGGTGGCGACGCTCGCCGTGCGGATCGGGGGCACCTGGTGGACCCCGCCGGTCGACTCCGGCTGCCTCCCCGGGGTGGCGCGCGGCCGGCTGCTGGCGGAAGGGGTGCTCCGCGAGCGTGTGCTGCGGGTCGCCGACCTGGCCGCCGCCGAGGAGCTCGCGCTGGTCAGCTCGTTGCGCGGCTGGCGCCCGGCGGTGCTGGCCGAGGGCTGA